A genomic stretch from Candidatus Bathyarchaeota archaeon includes:
- a CDS encoding DUF3795 domain-containing protein, protein MVAYCGIICSDCPTFKATKMDDDAERRRVAKLWTKQYGKEFKMEDINCDGCLTRGQRVFSYCNICEIRKCARERNVENCAYCEDYACKKLSKLFDEFKPAKEVLDEIRASKT, encoded by the coding sequence ATTGTTGCTTATTGTGGAATAATATGTTCTGATTGTCCAACTTTTAAAGCAACTAAGATGGATGATGATGCTGAAAGAAGAAGAGTGGCTAAGCTATGGACTAAACAATATGGCAAAGAGTTCAAAATGGAAGATATCAACTGCGATGGCTGTTTGACTAGAGGACAGCGAGTTTTCAGTTACTGTAACATTTGTGAAATAAGAAAGTGCGCAAGGGAAAGAAATGTTGAGAATTGCGCCTACTGCGAAGACTATGCATGTAAGAAACTGTCGAAGCTCTTCGATGAATTTAAGCCGGCAAAAGAAGTTTTAGACGAAATAAGAGCGTCTAAAACATAA
- a CDS encoding GNAT family N-acetyltransferase, whose amino-acid sequence MICPYEDEMMTLPLMICKYQQSAREECRGLWKELTEWHREIYEDPNIGGKHPEDYFDKHLAKVGSDKLWIAVHGSRVVGLIGLIVEEEEAEIEPLIVSKAYRGKGIGKRLIERVVSEARKMGVRYLCIKPVARNVRTIRWLHKQGFKNLGHIELFISFSEYAWKLGPEIHGCEFDF is encoded by the coding sequence TTGATTTGTCCTTATGAGGATGAAATGATGACACTGCCTTTGATGATTTGCAAATATCAACAAAGCGCCAGAGAAGAGTGTCGTGGTTTGTGGAAAGAACTTACTGAGTGGCACCGTGAAATCTATGAGGATCCTAATATAGGTGGAAAGCATCCGGAAGATTACTTTGATAAGCATCTGGCAAAAGTTGGATCTGACAAGCTTTGGATTGCTGTACATGGTTCCAGAGTGGTTGGACTCATCGGGTTGATTGTTGAGGAAGAAGAAGCTGAAATAGAACCTCTTATCGTGAGTAAAGCCTACCGAGGCAAAGGAATAGGAAAGAGGCTGATAGAACGAGTTGTTTCTGAAGCACGAAAGATGGGAGTGAGATACCTGTGCATAAAACCTGTAGCACGAAATGTTAGGACTATAAGATGGCTACACAAACAAGGCTTCAAAAATCTTGGACATATCGAACTTTTCATAAGCTTCTCGGAATACGCGTGGAAGCTAGGGCCTGAAATTCATGGGTGTGAGTTCGATTTCTAA
- a CDS encoding DUF3795 domain-containing protein, protein MNTVDETKLAAPCGLYCGSCIDYLVYKSCHSCGCDCGKCDASGHHVRCEIYECCIKRKGHEACYECEEFPCSKLIRFCYNPVWLHHLPVIENLRRRKTIGTKKWLEEQRETWSNEWYLRRWLWFQKECEKRLERSLEETDNVSRKKR, encoded by the coding sequence TTGAACACGGTTGACGAAACGAAGTTGGCTGCACCATGCGGTTTGTATTGTGGTTCTTGTATTGACTATCTAGTTTACAAAAGTTGTCATAGTTGTGGATGTGATTGTGGGAAATGTGATGCCTCAGGTCATCACGTAAGATGTGAGATTTACGAATGTTGTATTAAACGGAAGGGTCACGAAGCTTGTTACGAATGCGAAGAATTTCCCTGCTCGAAACTCATAAGATTCTGCTACAACCCTGTCTGGCTGCATCATCTTCCTGTAATAGAAAATCTGAGAAGGCGGAAGACAATAGGGACCAAGAAATGGCTGGAAGAACAAAGAGAGACATGGAGCAACGAATGGTACCTTCGAAGGTGGCTATGGTTCCAAAAAGAATGCGAAAAACGGCTGGAAAGGTCGTTAGAAGAAACCGATAACGTCTCTAGGAAGAAAAGGTAA